The window CGTAGGGATAAAGGGCGACGTCGAAATCAAGATTGTTCTCGATCATCACCTGGAAGGCCTTGCCCTCGATGCAATTTCCCTTATATTCGCTGATGGGCTTTCCGTAGAGCCGTCCCTGCGGACGGAAACGGTAGCCGTAGATACGTCCGTGCTCCTTATACTCCTCGAGGAACTCGGGGGCGATCTCTTTATGATACTTCTCGGGAATATAACGGAGAGCGTTCTTTAGGGCAAGCACCATCTCTTTTTCGTTGAGTACCTGTCCGCGGTTGGGGGCCCTTCTTATTCCCGGTTCAAACTCGGGCTTTGGGGGAAGTCCGTTCGGAAATTCCAGTCTCAGTTCCAGCGCCTTACCTGATGCGTCATGCATATCTGTCAGCTCCATTCTTTTTATTGATATTTCACAAAATTATTCCTTGACGTAAATGATTTTCAGACTATACTTATTGTAGCGCAAAGATTTAGGATTGAAAAGTATTAAAGTGCGAAAGCGTCATATTTTCATCAAATTTTCAAAAGTTTTATTCATTACTGGTAATTATAACACAAAATGGAAGATATTTGAGACAAAAATTAATTTTCTGAGGAGGAGTTTGACAATGACAACAGTACATCTGGACGGAAAATCGCTGACCCTGCAGGACGTTGTGAACGTTGCCCGCAAAGGCTACAAGGTGGAGATCGCGCCTGAGGCCAAGGAACAGATCAAGGAATGCGCGGCATCCGTAAGCGAATGGGTGAAGGAGGGCCGCGTCGTCTACGGCATCACCACCGGCTTCGGAGACCTCGCATCGGTGGTCATCCCCCGCGATAAGGGCCGTCAGCTCCAGGAGAACCTTCTTCTGAGCCACGCCTGCGGCTACGGCGAGCCGTACCCCGAAGACGTCGTCCGCGCCATCATGCTTCTCCGCATCAATACGCTCACCCGCGGCTTCTCGGGCATCAGCCTTGAGACGCTGCAGCAGATGGTCGACTATCTGAATCTCGGCATCCATCCCGTCGTCCCCACCCAGGGCTCCGTCGGCGCAAGCGGCGACCTCTGCCCCCTCTCTCATGTGGCGATCTCGCTTATCGGCCATGGCGAAGTGGTCTACAAAGGACAGAAGATGTCCGCCTCCGAGGCGCTCGCCAAGGTCGGCATGAAGCCCGTCGAGCTTCAGCCGAAAGAGGGGCTTGCCCTTAACAACGGCACGACGGTCATGAACGCTGTGGCGGCTCTCTGCATCGTAGACGCAATGAATATGATGAAGAACGCCGACGTCGCCGCTTCTATGTCGGCCGAGGCGCTCCACGCCGTCCCCTATGCCTTTGACAGGCGCACTCACGACCTCCGCCCGCAGGTGGGACAGGGCGTCGTTGCGGAAAATATCCGCCGCCTCATCGAAGGCAGCGAGATAATAGAGGCCTTTAAGAAGGACCGCGTACAGGACGCCTATTCGCTGCGCTGCCTGCCGCAGGTACACGGCGCGAGCCGCGACGCTATCGGTTATGTGAAGGAAAAGGTCGAAATAGAGATCAACTCCGTTACCGACAACCCCATAATCTTCCATAAGGACGGCGACGCGATCAGCGGCGGCAACTTCCACGGACAGCCGATGGCGATGGCGATGGACTTCTTCGGTATCGCCGCCGCCGAGTTCGCCAGTATCTCCGAGCGCCGCGTCGCGCGCCTCGTGGACCACAAGCTCTCCGACCTGCCCCCCTTCCTCGTCTCCGACAGCGGCGTCAACAGCGGCTTTATGATCCCACAGTACACGGCGGCGGCGATCGTATCGGAGAACAAGGTCCTCGCCCACCCCTCCGTCGTCGACTCGATCCCGACCTCCGCGAACCAGGAAGACCATGTCTCGATGGGCGGATACAGCGCTCGCAAGGGCCGCCAGATCCTCGACAACACCAACCGCGTCATTGCCGTCGAGATGGTGAACGCCGCGCAGGGCATGGATTTCCGCGCTCCTCTGAAGCCCGGCAAGGGCTCCGGGGCGGCCTTCAAGGAATTCCGCAAGCACGTTCCCTTCTATGAGAAGGACCAGTTCATGCAGCCTCTGCTTCTGAAGTCGCTGGAGCTGGTGGAAAACGGCACGGTCGTCAAGGCAGTGGAAGAGGCCATCGGCGAACTTAAGTAAGCGTTTTTAAATAATCGCGTTATGAATCCGGCGCCCTTCAATCCACGGTATTTTATTGACGTTTTATTGACGTCCCGCAGATTGTTTGGCGCCGGCTCGTATCTTCGCCGCTTGACACATACGAGCGGCTGGCGGTAAATTAAACTCAGCCGGAAGTCGGCGGCGTCAATAAAAATCTGAAAGGCAGGAATCAGTTATGGCAATGCAGTTGATCGAATGTGTACCAAACTTCAGCGAAGGCAGAAGACAGGATGTAATAGATGAAATAGTGAATTGTTTTAAGGGCAAACGCGGGGTCTATCTCCTCGATCACCGCGCTGACGAAGACCATAACCGTCTCGTCGTTAGCCTTGTCGGCGTTCCCGCGCCGATCCAGGAGGCGCTTCTTGAGGCGGCGAAGGTCGCTCTGAAGCACATCGACATGAACGCCCACCAGGGCGGCCATCCGCGCATCGGCGCCGTAGACGTCGTGCCCTTCACCCCGATCAAGGGTATCACGATGGAAGAATGCATCAAGCTCGCGCACGACTTTGGCGAGCGTTACTATAAAGAGACCGGTATTCCAGTGTACTTCTACGAGGACGCCGCGAAGCGCCCCGAGAGGAAGCGCCTTGAAGTCATCCGCAAAGGCCAGTACGAGGTGCTTAAGGACGAGGCTAAGACCAACCCCGACCGCAAGCCCGACGTCGGCGAAGCCTGCCTCCACCCCACCGCGGGAGCGACCGTTATCGGAGCGCGTAAGTTCCTTGTCGCCTTCAACGTCAACCTCGACACCGCCGACGTAAACGTCGCGAAGAAGATCGCCAACACCGTGCGCGCTTCATCGGGCGGATTCTGCCACGTGAAGGGCATCGGCCTCGCGCTTGAGGAGCGCGGCATCACCCAGGTCAGCATGAACCTCGTCGACTACGAAAAGAACTCGCTCTACCGTGTGCTTGAGATGATCCGCATGGAGGCGAAACGCTGGGGCGTACAGGTCATCGAGACCGAGGTCTACGGTATGATTCCCGTGAACGCGATACTTGAAAGCGCCGCCTACTATCTCCAGATCGCGGACTTCGACCCCGCGCAGGTGCTTGAGCTTCAGCTTCTCGACCTGATGGGCGAAAAGGCGGAATAATGAAAAAGCTATATCGGAACATGCGCATATTCACTCCCGTTGACGGCGGTAAGCCTCTTGCGGGAGCTGAACAGGCGAAAATCTCCGAGATAAAGAAGGGCGCGATGCTCGTCGCCGACGGCCTCATCGAAAAGATCGGGGCCGAAGAAGAGGTGACGAAGGGTCTCGACCGTTCGCAGCTCTGCTTTGAAAAAGACTTCGGCGGCGCCTGCGTCATTCCCGGCTTCGTCGACCCGCACACCCACCTCTGCTTTGCGAAACGCCGCGAAGACGAGTTTGGAATGCGCCTTGCCGGGCTGCCCTACCTTGAGATACTCAAGCGCGGCGGCGGCATACTCTCCTCCGTCAACGCCGTAAAGGGCGCAACGGAAGAACAGCTCTTCGAAACGACGAAGAAGCTCGCCCTTTCGGCGCTCGCCAAGGGTACGACGACGATCGAGATCAAGAGCGGCTATGGGCTGAGCCTCGACCTGGAGCTTAAGATGCTCGAAGTTATCCGCCGCGTCAGCTTTGAGACGCCGCTTGACGTGGTCCCCACCTTCATGGGCGCTCACGCCGTGCCGCAGGAGTGGAAGAACGAGGCCGACCGTTTTGTCGACGAGATACTCATC is drawn from Cloacibacillus porcorum and contains these coding sequences:
- the hutH gene encoding histidine ammonia-lyase — protein: MTTVHLDGKSLTLQDVVNVARKGYKVEIAPEAKEQIKECAASVSEWVKEGRVVYGITTGFGDLASVVIPRDKGRQLQENLLLSHACGYGEPYPEDVVRAIMLLRINTLTRGFSGISLETLQQMVDYLNLGIHPVVPTQGSVGASGDLCPLSHVAISLIGHGEVVYKGQKMSASEALAKVGMKPVELQPKEGLALNNGTTVMNAVAALCIVDAMNMMKNADVAASMSAEALHAVPYAFDRRTHDLRPQVGQGVVAENIRRLIEGSEIIEAFKKDRVQDAYSLRCLPQVHGASRDAIGYVKEKVEIEINSVTDNPIIFHKDGDAISGGNFHGQPMAMAMDFFGIAAAEFASISERRVARLVDHKLSDLPPFLVSDSGVNSGFMIPQYTAAAIVSENKVLAHPSVVDSIPTSANQEDHVSMGGYSARKGRQILDNTNRVIAVEMVNAAQGMDFRAPLKPGKGSGAAFKEFRKHVPFYEKDQFMQPLLLKSLELVENGTVVKAVEEAIGELK
- the ftcD gene encoding glutamate formimidoyltransferase, whose product is MAMQLIECVPNFSEGRRQDVIDEIVNCFKGKRGVYLLDHRADEDHNRLVVSLVGVPAPIQEALLEAAKVALKHIDMNAHQGGHPRIGAVDVVPFTPIKGITMEECIKLAHDFGERYYKETGIPVYFYEDAAKRPERKRLEVIRKGQYEVLKDEAKTNPDRKPDVGEACLHPTAGATVIGARKFLVAFNVNLDTADVNVAKKIANTVRASSGGFCHVKGIGLALEERGITQVSMNLVDYEKNSLYRVLEMIRMEAKRWGVQVIETEVYGMIPVNAILESAAYYLQIADFDPAQVLELQLLDLMGEKAE